Proteins from one Deltaproteobacteria bacterium genomic window:
- a CDS encoding aspartate aminotransferase family protein — protein MSAVATPEVFEQFARYVSPYKAATWSGYGIDFVIGRREGVYLWNLEGSKRLLNCHVNGGTFNLGHSHPGLRQALQHACDSLDIGNHHFVSAQRAELAARLAAITPGDIQYTIFGVGGGEAVDCAIKVARGYTRRSKIISAAGGYHGHTGFALAAGDQQYRAPFGPMAPGFVQVPFNDVEALAAAVDRDTAAVIFETVPATLGMPLPAPDFYRRVRELCDQAGALFIADEVQTGLGRTGKMWGIEWFEVVPDILVTGKGLSGGLYPITATCLRPHLIEVFRDDPFIHVSTFGGAELGCVVALALLDVINAPGFLDRVNRLAAWYAAELEGLRRKHPGTLVEVRQLGLFIGLRYGHPQGGPLMTKLCYDAGLFALYANNDRSVQQFLPPLIISDSEAQATIDILDRCLGQLRAMID, from the coding sequence ATGAGCGCCGTTGCCACGCCAGAGGTGTTCGAGCAATTCGCCCGCTACGTGTCGCCGTACAAGGCGGCGACGTGGTCGGGCTACGGCATCGACTTCGTCATCGGCCGCCGCGAGGGCGTCTACCTCTGGAATCTCGAAGGCAGCAAGCGTTTGCTCAACTGCCACGTCAACGGCGGCACCTTCAACCTCGGGCACAGCCATCCGGGTTTGCGCCAGGCATTGCAGCACGCTTGTGATTCGCTCGATATCGGCAATCACCACTTCGTCAGCGCGCAACGCGCGGAGCTGGCCGCGCGGCTCGCGGCAATCACCCCAGGTGATATCCAGTACACCATTTTTGGCGTCGGCGGCGGGGAGGCGGTAGACTGCGCCATAAAGGTTGCGCGCGGTTACACGCGGCGGTCAAAGATAATCAGTGCCGCGGGCGGGTACCACGGCCACACCGGGTTTGCGCTGGCCGCAGGCGATCAGCAGTACCGCGCCCCGTTCGGACCGATGGCCCCGGGGTTTGTGCAGGTTCCCTTCAACGACGTCGAGGCGCTGGCTGCCGCTGTCGACCGCGACACCGCGGCGGTGATCTTCGAGACTGTTCCGGCCACCCTCGGGATGCCGCTGCCGGCGCCGGACTTCTACCGGCGCGTCCGCGAGCTGTGCGACCAAGCGGGGGCGCTGTTCATCGCCGACGAGGTGCAAACCGGGCTCGGCCGCACGGGCAAGATGTGGGGCATCGAGTGGTTCGAGGTGGTGCCGGATATTCTGGTGACCGGCAAGGGCCTCAGCGGCGGGCTCTACCCGATCACCGCCACCTGCCTGCGCCCGCATTTGATCGAGGTCTTTCGCGATGACCCCTTCATTCACGTCAGCACCTTCGGCGGAGCGGAGTTGGGGTGCGTTGTGGCGCTGGCGCTACTCGACGTGATCAATGCACCGGGGTTTCTCGACCGCGTCAACCGGCTGGCGGCGTGGTATGCCGCCGAACTGGAGGGGCTGCGGCGCAAGCACCCGGGCACGCTGGTCGAGGTGCGCCAGCTCGGGTTGTTCATCGGTTTGCGCTACGGGCATCCCCAAGGCGGCCCGCTGATGACTAAGCTCTGCTACGACGCCGGCTTATTTGCCCTCTACGCCAACAACGACCGCAGCGTGCAGCAGTTCCTGCCGCCGTTGATCATCAGCGACAGCGAGGCCCAAGCGACGATCGACATCCTCGATCGCTGCCTCGGGCAACTCCGCGCCATGATCGACTGA
- a CDS encoding nucleoside deaminase produces the protein MRLAIAAATAGVEQGQSPFGACIARAGRVVSCVHNVVWADTDITGHAEVNAIRNACRALGTIDLSGCTIYSTCEPCPMCFAACHWARLDRIVFGVSIADAQALGFRELAISNVTMKALGGSSVESSGGCLREDNLRLFRGWRRRRGRRAY, from the coding sequence ATGCGCCTGGCCATCGCGGCCGCGACCGCCGGCGTCGAGCAGGGCCAGAGCCCGTTTGGCGCCTGCATCGCCCGCGCCGGGCGCGTGGTCAGTTGCGTTCACAACGTCGTCTGGGCCGACACCGACATCACCGGACACGCCGAGGTCAACGCCATTCGCAACGCCTGCCGCGCGCTCGGCACCATCGACTTGTCGGGCTGCACGATCTACTCCACCTGTGAGCCCTGTCCGATGTGCTTTGCTGCTTGTCACTGGGCGCGGCTCGATCGCATCGTGTTCGGCGTCAGCATCGCCGACGCACAGGCGCTCGGTTTCAGGGAGCTGGCAATCTCGAATGTGACGATGAAGGCGCTCGGCGGTAGTAGCGTAGAGAGCAGCGGCGGCTGCTTGCGCGAGGACAATTTACGCCTGTTCCGGGGCTGGCGCCGGCGCCGAGGGCGGCGCGCATACTAG